A single window of Martelella sp. NC20 DNA harbors:
- a CDS encoding TolB family protein, whose product MRSSVEIHDIGSRLSRVVFQSDALIEAPNWAPDGSHLMVNSDGIMYRLPLAGPPALQRIDTGFAVQCNNDHGISPDGATIAISDKCAFGKSAIYTVAATGGTPRLVTENLPSYWHGWSPDGARFAYCGIRDDVFDIYTIAAGGGAELRLTHGEGRNDGPDYSFDGEWIYFNSSRTGLMQIWRIRPDGTALQQVTGDDYGNWFAHPCPTNDRVILISYDPDVFDHPRDSQVRVRMMDMDGGNLETLFELFGGQGTMNSPNWSPNGDAFAFVRYQPA is encoded by the coding sequence GTGCGCAGCTCGGTTGAAATCCATGATATCGGAAGCAGGCTGTCGCGGGTCGTGTTCCAGTCGGATGCGCTGATCGAGGCGCCGAACTGGGCGCCCGACGGCTCCCATCTGATGGTCAACAGCGATGGCATCATGTACCGGCTGCCGCTTGCGGGCCCGCCCGCGCTTCAGCGCATCGATACCGGCTTTGCCGTCCAGTGCAACAATGATCACGGCATTTCGCCCGATGGCGCGACCATCGCGATTTCCGACAAGTGCGCATTCGGCAAGTCGGCGATCTACACGGTTGCGGCCACGGGCGGCACGCCCAGACTGGTGACGGAAAACCTGCCGTCCTACTGGCATGGCTGGTCGCCGGACGGCGCGCGTTTTGCCTATTGCGGCATCCGCGACGATGTCTTCGATATCTATACGATTGCGGCCGGGGGCGGTGCGGAACTGCGGCTCACCCATGGCGAGGGCCGCAATGACGGGCCGGACTATTCCTTCGATGGCGAATGGATCTATTTCAATTCCTCGCGCACCGGCCTGATGCAGATCTGGCGCATCCGCCCCGACGGCACGGCGCTTCAGCAGGTCACCGGCGATGATTACGGAAACTGGTTCGCCCATCCGTGCCCGACCAATGACCGCGTTATCCTGATCTCCTACGATCCGGACGTCTTCGATCATCCGCGCGACAGCCAAGTCCGGGTGCGGATGATGGATATGGACGGCGGCAATCTCGAAACGCTGTTCGAGCTCTTCGGCGGACAGGGCACGATGAATTCGCCGAACTGGTCGCCGAACGGCGATGCCTTTGCCTTCGTGCGCTACCAGCCGGCCTGA
- a CDS encoding UDP-2,3-diacylglucosamine diphosphatase — translation MEPRQFRTLFISDVHLGSKAAKADFLLDFMRHHEAETIVLVGDIIDGWRLKRNWYWPQVFNDVIQKLLRKARKGTRIIYIPGNHDEFLRNFPGTHFGGVEVAERMIFEAGDGKKYLVIHGDEFDVVVRHARVVAYLGDWAYDAAIAINHGLAFFRRKLGLPYWSFSAWAKLQVKHAVNFIGEFQRVVVEEARRNEVDGVICGHIHHAVIEDMDGLRYINTGDWVESCTAVAEHFDGTFELISWQKIESVELPVAAEQIEADPLPLLLAAGDKSRAA, via the coding sequence ATGGAACCCAGGCAATTCAGAACGCTGTTCATTTCCGATGTTCATCTCGGCTCCAAGGCCGCGAAAGCGGATTTCCTGCTCGATTTCATGCGCCATCATGAAGCCGAAACCATCGTGCTGGTCGGCGATATCATCGACGGCTGGCGGCTGAAGCGGAACTGGTACTGGCCGCAGGTGTTCAACGACGTTATCCAGAAATTGCTGCGCAAGGCGCGCAAGGGTACGCGCATCATCTATATTCCCGGCAATCACGACGAATTCCTGCGCAACTTCCCCGGCACCCATTTCGGCGGGGTCGAGGTGGCGGAACGGATGATCTTCGAGGCCGGCGACGGCAAGAAATATCTTGTCATCCACGGAGATGAATTCGATGTCGTCGTGCGCCATGCCCGCGTCGTCGCCTATCTCGGCGACTGGGCCTATGATGCCGCGATTGCCATCAATCACGGCCTTGCGTTCTTCCGCCGCAAGCTGGGGCTGCCCTACTGGTCGTTTTCGGCCTGGGCCAAGCTGCAGGTCAAGCATGCGGTGAACTTCATCGGCGAGTTCCAGCGCGTCGTGGTCGAGGAGGCCCGTCGCAACGAGGTCGACGGCGTGATCTGCGGCCATATCCACCATGCCGTGATCGAGGACATGGACGGCCTGCGCTACATCAATACCGGCGACTGGGTGGAGAGCTGCACGGCAGTCGCCGAGCATTTCGACGGCACGTTCGAACTGATCTCCTGGCAGAAGATCGAATCGGTCGAGCTGCCTGTCGCGGCCGAACAGATCGAGGCCGATCCGCTGCCGCTGCTCCTGGCCGCCGGAGACAAGAGCCGGGCCGCCTGA
- a CDS encoding class II 3-deoxy-7-phosphoheptulonate synthase, which yields MSSAKNWTPGSWRHKPILQVPDYPDQAKLAEAEAALATYPPLVFAGEARRLTRALGEVAEGRGFLLQGGDCAESFAEHGADTIRDFFRAFLQMAVVLTFGAQQPVVKVGRIAGQFAKPRSSSNETIDGVTLPSYRGDIINGIDFNEEARIPDPQRQLMAYRQSAATLNLLRAFAMGGYANLENVHQWMLGFVKGSPQGERYQALADRLSETMSFMRAIGIRAENNHALSETDFFTSHEALLLGYEEALTRVDSTSGDWYATSGHMIWIGDRTRQADHAHIEYARGIRNPLGLKCGPSLAEDDLLRLIDVLNPENEAGRLTLICRFGHDKVADHLPRLIRAVEREGRKVVWSCDPMHGNTITLNSYKTRPFERILSEVESFFQIHRAEGSYPGGIHIEMTGKDVTECTGGAWALTGEDLHDRYHTHCDPRLNADQALELAFLLAERMKTAYEEKKLAING from the coding sequence GAGGCCGAGGCAGCCCTTGCGACCTATCCGCCGCTGGTGTTTGCCGGCGAGGCGCGCCGCCTGACGCGGGCGCTGGGTGAGGTCGCCGAAGGCCGCGGTTTCCTGCTCCAGGGCGGCGACTGCGCCGAAAGCTTCGCCGAGCACGGCGCCGACACGATCCGCGATTTCTTCCGCGCCTTCCTGCAGATGGCCGTGGTGCTGACCTTCGGCGCCCAGCAGCCGGTGGTCAAGGTCGGCCGCATCGCCGGCCAGTTCGCCAAGCCGCGTTCCAGCTCCAACGAAACCATCGATGGCGTGACGCTGCCGAGCTATCGCGGCGACATCATCAACGGTATCGATTTCAACGAAGAAGCGCGCATTCCCGATCCGCAGCGCCAGCTGATGGCCTATCGCCAGTCGGCCGCGACGCTGAACCTGTTGCGCGCCTTCGCCATGGGCGGCTATGCCAATCTCGAAAACGTGCATCAGTGGATGCTCGGCTTCGTCAAGGGTTCGCCGCAGGGCGAACGCTACCAGGCGCTCGCCGACCGGCTGTCGGAGACGATGTCGTTCATGCGCGCGATCGGCATCCGCGCCGAAAACAACCACGCGCTGTCGGAGACCGATTTCTTCACCAGCCACGAGGCGCTGTTGCTTGGCTATGAGGAGGCGCTGACCCGCGTCGATTCGACCTCCGGCGACTGGTACGCGACCTCCGGCCACATGATCTGGATCGGCGACCGCACCCGCCAGGCCGATCATGCCCATATCGAATATGCCCGCGGCATCAGGAACCCGCTCGGCCTCAAATGCGGTCCGTCGCTCGCCGAGGACGACCTGTTGCGGCTGATCGACGTGCTCAATCCGGAAAACGAGGCCGGCCGGCTGACGCTGATCTGCCGTTTCGGCCACGACAAGGTCGCCGACCACCTGCCGCGCCTGATCCGCGCCGTCGAGCGCGAGGGCAGGAAGGTCGTCTGGTCCTGCGATCCGATGCACGGCAACACGATCACGCTCAATTCCTACAAGACCCGGCCGTTCGAGCGGATTCTCTCCGAAGTGGAAAGCTTCTTCCAGATCCACCGCGCCGAGGGCAGCTATCCGGGCGGCATCCATATCGAGATGACCGGCAAGGACGTGACCGAGTGCACCGGCGGCGCCTGGGCGCTGACCGGCGAGGACCTGCACGACCGCTACCACACTCATTGCGACCCGCGCCTCAACGCCGACCAGGCACTGGAACTCGCCTTCCTGCTGGCCGAGCGGATGAAGACGGCCTACGAGGAAAAGAAGCTCGCGATCAACGGGTGA
- a CDS encoding NAD+ synthase, with protein sequence MNRIRIALAQLNPTVGDIAGNLEKLRAARRTAAEKGADLLLSTELFISGYQPEDLVMKPAFLDACLKAVEELAKDTADGGPGVIVGFPRQGEAGRHNAVAVLDGGAIIAIRDKVDLPNYGEFDEKRVFVPGEMPGPVNFRGVRIGIPICEDIWGDLGVCETLAESGAELLLSPNGSPYYRGKVDVRHQVALKQVIETGLPLVYLNTLGGQDELVYDGGSFGFNADRSLAFQMPQFAEEVRISEWQRGEDGWRVETGEITPLPIGEASDYHACVLGFADYVNKNGFKSVVLGLSGGIDSALCAAIAVDALGAERVHCVMLPYRYTSEDSLKDAADCARALGCRYDIVPIEEPVTGFLSALADMFEGTEEGITEENLQSRTRGTILMAISNKFGAMVVTTGNKSEMSVGYATLYGDMNGGFNPIKDLYKMQVYGVSAWRNGARPDGMLGPDRDVIPQNIIDKKPSAELRPNQTDQDSLPPYPVLDDILECLVEKEMSVEAIVSRGHDVETVHRIEHLLYIAEYKRRQSAPGVKITKKNFGRDRRYPITNRFRDR encoded by the coding sequence ATGAACCGCATCAGAATCGCACTTGCCCAGCTCAACCCGACGGTCGGCGATATCGCCGGCAACCTGGAAAAGCTGCGTGCCGCGCGCAGGACGGCGGCCGAAAAGGGCGCTGACCTGCTGCTTTCGACCGAGCTGTTCATCTCCGGCTACCAGCCCGAGGACCTCGTGATGAAGCCGGCCTTTCTCGACGCCTGCCTGAAGGCGGTGGAGGAGCTTGCGAAGGATACCGCCGACGGCGGCCCCGGCGTGATCGTCGGCTTTCCGCGCCAGGGCGAGGCGGGGCGGCACAATGCGGTCGCCGTGCTCGACGGCGGCGCGATCATCGCGATCCGCGACAAGGTCGACCTGCCGAATTACGGCGAATTCGACGAGAAGCGGGTGTTTGTGCCGGGCGAAATGCCCGGCCCGGTGAATTTCCGGGGCGTGCGGATCGGCATTCCGATCTGCGAGGATATCTGGGGCGATCTCGGCGTCTGCGAGACGCTCGCCGAATCGGGCGCCGAACTGCTGCTGTCGCCGAACGGCTCGCCCTATTATCGCGGCAAGGTCGATGTCCGCCATCAGGTGGCGCTGAAGCAGGTGATCGAAACCGGCCTGCCGCTGGTCTATCTCAACACGCTCGGCGGACAGGACGAACTGGTCTATGACGGCGGCAGTTTCGGCTTCAATGCCGATCGCTCGCTTGCGTTCCAGATGCCGCAATTTGCCGAGGAGGTTCGTATTTCCGAATGGCAGCGCGGCGAGGATGGCTGGCGCGTCGAAACCGGCGAAATAACGCCGCTGCCCATTGGCGAGGCATCGGATTATCACGCCTGCGTGCTGGGCTTTGCCGATTACGTCAACAAGAACGGCTTCAAGAGCGTGGTGCTCGGCCTTTCCGGCGGCATCGATTCGGCGCTCTGCGCGGCAATCGCGGTCGATGCGCTGGGGGCGGAGCGGGTGCATTGCGTGATGCTGCCCTATCGCTACACCTCCGAGGATTCGCTGAAGGATGCCGCCGATTGCGCCCGGGCGCTCGGCTGCCGCTACGATATCGTGCCGATCGAGGAGCCGGTCACAGGCTTCCTGTCGGCGCTTGCCGACATGTTCGAGGGCACCGAAGAGGGGATCACCGAGGAAAACCTGCAAAGCCGCACCCGCGGTACGATCCTGATGGCGATCTCCAACAAGTTCGGCGCGATGGTGGTGACCACCGGCAACAAGTCGGAAATGTCGGTCGGCTATGCGACCCTCTACGGCGACATGAACGGCGGCTTCAACCCGATCAAGGATCTCTACAAGATGCAGGTCTACGGCGTCTCGGCCTGGCGCAACGGCGCGCGGCCTGACGGCATGCTCGGCCCGGACCGCGACGTGATCCCGCAAAACATCATCGACAAGAAACCGTCCGCCGAACTGCGCCCCAACCAGACCGACCAGGATTCGCTGCCGCCCTATCCGGTGCTGGACGATATTCTGGAATGCCTGGTGGAAAAGGAAATGTCGGTCGAGGCGATCGTTTCGCGCGGCCATGACGTCGAAACCGTGCACCGCATCGAGCACCTGCTCTATATCGCGGAATACAAACGCCGCCAGTCCGCGCCGGGCGTGAAGATCACCAAGAAGAATTTCGGCCGCGACCGGCGCTATCCGATCACCAACCGTTTTCGCGATCGCTGA